From Quercus lobata isolate SW786 chromosome 1, ValleyOak3.0 Primary Assembly, whole genome shotgun sequence, one genomic window encodes:
- the LOC115988101 gene encoding 3-ketoacyl-CoA synthase 12-like, giving the protein MELLILLYALPIFYFLFVIWKGVDARRDQECYILDYQLYKPTDDRMLDTEFCGELIKRTKNLGLLEYKFLLKAIVSSGIGEQTYAPRIIFDGREDNPTILDGIAEMEEFFYDCIGKLLARKSISPSEIDVLVVNVSMLSSVPSLAARIINHYKMRDDIKVYNLSGMGCSASLISVDIVRNIFKSNKNLYALVVTSESLSPNWYSGNDRSMILANCLFRSGGCAILLTNKRALKHKAMLKLNCLVRTHHGARDESYGCCIQKEDEQGRLGFHLSKNLPKSATRAFVDNLREMSPKILPLSELLRFLIVSLVRKMSQTSSKVGGATKPVINFKTGVDHFCLHTGGKAVIDGIGLSLELSEYDLEPARMTLHRFGNTSASSLWYVLGYMEAKKRLKRGDRVLMISFGAGFKCNSCVWEVMKDLGDANVWKDCIEGYPPVSLANPFMEKYGWINQEDPSTFKIPE; this is encoded by the coding sequence ATGGAGCTTCTCATTTTACTCTATGCTCTCCCTATCTTCTATTTCTTGTTCGTGATATGGAAGGGGGTTGATGCCAGAAGAGACCAAGAATGTTACATTCTAGACTACCAATTGTATAAGCCCACCGATGACAGAATGCTAGACACTGAGTTCTGTGGGGAACTCATCAAGAGGACCAAGAATCTTGGTCTACTTGAGTACAAGTTTCTCCTAAAAGCCATTGTGAGCTCAGGCATTGGTGAGCAAACCTATGCACCAAGAATCATATTTGATGGCAGGGAAGACAATCCCACAATTCTTGATGGGATTGCAGAGATGGAAGAGTTTTTTTACGACTGTATTGGAAAGCTCTTAGCCAGGAAATCCATTTCTCCCTCAGAAATTGATGTGCTTGTGGTTAACGTGTCCATGCTCTCTTCAGTTCCTTCTTTAGCAGCTAGGATTATCAACCATTACAAAATGAGAGATGACATCAAAGTTTATAATCTCAGTGGGATGGGTTGTAGTGCTAGCCTTATCTCAGTTGACATAGTCAGAAACATCTTTAAGTCCAACAAGAACTTGTATGCTCTTGTTGTCACTTCTGAGTCTTTGAGTCCAAATTGGTATTCAGGTAATGATAGATCAATGATCCTTGCAAATTGTTTGTTTCGGTCTGGTGGGTGTGCAATCCTTTTGACTAACAAAAGGGCCTTGAAACACAAAGCCATGTTGAAATTAAATTGTCTAGTTAGGACTCACCATGGGGCTAGAGATGAGTCATATGGTTGTTGCATACAAAAAGAAGATGAGCAAGGGAGGTTAGGTTTTCACCTAAGCAAGAATCTCCCTAAATCTGCAACAAGGGCTTTTGTTGATAATCTAAGAGAGATGTCACCTAAGATTTTACCATTGAGTGAATTGCTTAGGTTTTTGATTGTGTCCCTTGTCCGAAAAATGAGTCAAACCTCTAGTAAAGTTGGTGGGGCAACAAAACCTGTAATCAACTTTAAGACAGGTGTTGATCATTTTTGTCTCCACACTGGTGGAAAGGCTGTCATAGATGGCATTGGATTGAGCTTGGAGCTTAGTGAATATGATCTAGAACCAGCAAGGATGACACTGCACCGTTTTGGCAACACATCAGCCAGTAGCCTTTGGTATGTGTTGGGGTACATGGAAGCAAAGAAAAGGCTCAAAAGGGGTGATAGAGTATTGATGATAAGCTTTGGTGCTGGCTTTAAATGCAACAGCTGTGTGTGGGAGGTGATGAAGGATTTAGGTGATGCAAATGTGTGGAAGGACTGCATTGAAGGGTACCCACCAGTCTCTTTGGCCAACCCTTTCATGGAGAAGTATGGTTGGATCAACCAAGAGGATCCAAGCACCTTCAAAATCCCAGAGTAA